Proteins from a single region of bacterium:
- a CDS encoding sigma-70 family RNA polymerase sigma factor, with protein sequence MGQEIKRIMKFVDENGEITYEKLNDVLPEDFISPRTFERIISELETLGIKVVEETRKPTPQEPPLETHRLEDPIRMYLRDVGSVRLLSKDDEVRLSKQLEDNYIEIANIIFSTTFAMDELLKYRSKIEHRQIPPDEFIRIGVPSPSPELVEQERRRILDTMNFIKAKRDEIVNLYRNRTPASVIKRRRRCIRDKIVKIGLQFSYIDEILHKLRDFYEKNCVEEERSIVTRKHSRSKHAHRNIEEKLCMKKGSFKKLLSKVSKYERAATKIKQHMVHANVRLVISIAKRYISRGLEFTDLIQEGNAGLIKAVSKFDYRKGYKFSTYASWWIRQSISRAISDYSRAIRVPVHMTEIVHRVLREIRLIMQEDSKEPSPEELADRLSLPLNKIKNVYRIAQDIASLDRPIGDDDDSFLGDFIASDSENSPAYSISRTILKERLEDILKDLSKREQKVIEMRFGLRGHQSKTLEEIGLIFDVTRERIRQIEQKALKKLKYKERKKKLEPLLELLK encoded by the coding sequence ATGGGCCAAGAGATAAAGAGGATAATGAAATTTGTAGACGAAAATGGTGAGATAACTTATGAAAAGTTAAACGATGTTCTTCCCGAGGACTTCATATCTCCACGTACATTTGAACGTATTATTTCCGAACTTGAGACCTTAGGTATAAAAGTTGTAGAAGAGACTCGTAAGCCTACCCCCCAAGAACCTCCTCTTGAGACTCATCGTCTTGAAGACCCTATAAGGATGTACCTTCGTGATGTTGGTTCAGTTCGTCTCTTATCTAAAGATGATGAAGTAAGATTATCAAAGCAGCTTGAAGATAACTATATTGAGATAGCGAATATTATTTTTTCTACTACGTTTGCAATGGATGAACTTCTCAAGTACCGCTCCAAGATCGAGCATCGTCAGATTCCGCCTGATGAATTTATCAGAATAGGTGTCCCTTCACCTTCTCCAGAACTCGTTGAGCAAGAAAGGCGTCGTATCCTTGATACTATGAACTTTATCAAAGCTAAGCGTGACGAAATTGTAAATTTGTATCGAAATAGGACTCCAGCATCTGTTATTAAGAGAAGACGCCGCTGTATAAGAGATAAAATTGTAAAGATTGGCTTACAATTTAGTTATATAGATGAGATTTTACACAAACTTAGGGATTTTTATGAAAAAAACTGTGTAGAGGAAGAACGTTCAATTGTAACTCGTAAGCACTCTCGTTCCAAGCACGCACATAGAAATATAGAAGAAAAACTTTGTATGAAAAAGGGCAGTTTTAAAAAATTGCTCTCCAAAGTGAGTAAGTACGAGCGTGCAGCGACAAAAATAAAACAGCATATGGTTCATGCAAATGTGCGTTTAGTAATTTCAATTGCAAAGCGATATATAAGTCGGGGGCTTGAATTTACTGACCTCATTCAAGAGGGTAATGCCGGTCTAATAAAAGCGGTCTCTAAGTTTGACTATCGCAAAGGGTATAAGTTTTCGACTTATGCCAGTTGGTGGATTCGTCAATCAATTTCGAGAGCGATATCAGATTACTCGAGAGCCATAAGAGTCCCTGTCCATATGACTGAAATAGTTCATCGTGTCCTTCGTGAGATAAGGCTTATTATGCAAGAAGATAGTAAAGAACCAAGTCCAGAGGAGCTTGCTGACAGACTAAGTCTGCCACTGAATAAAATAAAAAATGTGTATCGCATAGCGCAGGATATAGCCTCACTTGATCGTCCAATTGGTGACGATGACGACTCATTCTTAGGCGACTTTATTGCCAGTGATAGTGAGAATTCACCCGCCTATTCAATTTCAAGGACTATCTTAAAAGAGAGATTAGAAGATATCTTAAAAGATCTTTCTAAGAGGGAGCAAAAAGTAATTGAAATGCGATTTGGTCTTCGTGGTCATCAATCAAAGACATTAGAAGAGATAGGTCTTATATTTGATGTAACACGTGAGCGTATTCGTCAAATTGAGCAAAAGGCACTTAAAAAATTAAAGTATAAAGAAAGGAAGAAAAAGTTAGAGCCTTTACTTGAATTACTTAAATAA